The segment TTTGTCTTTTTAATGAGTTTATAATTAGTTAAAAGCTCGTAAACCTTAACTAATTACGAATTGTATAATTACGAATAATTATACTTTATTTTTATGTATCTTTTTTCAATATGTCAATGAACTTCTTTCTGTAATAAAACAGAATCGTGGAGAATATCGGAGTCGAACCGATGACCTCCTGCGTGCAAGGCAGGCGCTCTAGCCAGCTGAGCTAATCCCCCATTTAAAATTCTATAGTGTAGAATCCTTAATGTGAATTTAGAATTCTCAGTTCTAGAATTTCCTTTTATTATTATAGTTAGTAGTCTCAGGCAGACTCGAACTGCCGACCTCTACATTATCAGTGTAGCGCTCTAACCAGCTGAGCTATGAGACTCTACTATAATAGATTATTAAATTAACAGCAAAAGAATAAACTACTTCTTTCTTAAAATTTGTTTCGCTTAGTCGTCTTTCTCTAGAAAGGAGGTGTTCCAGCCGCACCTTCCGGTACGGCTACCTTGTTACGACTTAGCCCTAGTTACTAATTTTACCCTAGGCCGCTCCTTGCGGTGACGGACTTCAGGCACTCCCAGCTTCCATGGCTTGACGGGCGGTGTGTACAAGGCCCGGGAACGTATTCACCGCATCATGGCTGATATGCGATTACTAGCGATTCCAGCTTCACGGAGTCGAGTTGCAGACTCCGATCCGAACTGTGATAGGGTTTATAGATTCGCTCCTGGTCGCCCAGTGGCTGCTCTCTGTCCCTACCATTGTAGCACGTGTGTAGCCCAGGACGTAAGGGCCGTGATGATTTGACGTCATCCCCACCTTCCTCACAGTTTGCACTGGCAGTCTTGTTAGAGTTCCCGACATGACTCGCTGGCAACTAACAACAGGGGTTGCGCTCGTTATAGGACTTAACCTGACACCTCACGGCACGAGCTGACGACAACCATGCAGCACCTTGTAAATTGCCCGAAGGAAAAACTATCTCTAGTCCTGTCAATCTACATTTAAGCCCTGGTAAGGTTCCTCGCGTATCATCGAATTAAACCACATGCTCCACCGCTTGTGCGGGCCCCCGTCAATTCCTTTGAGTTTCATTCTTGCGAACGTACTCCCCAGGTGGGTTACTTATCACTTTCGCTTAGCCACTCAAACCGAAGTTCGAACAGCTAGTAACCATCGTTTACGGCGTGGACTACCAGGGTATCTAATCCTGTTCGCTCCCCACGCTTTCGTCCATCAGTGTCAGTTGATTATTAGTAATCTGCCTTCGCAATTGGTATTCTATGTAATATCTATGCATTTCACCGCTACACTACATATTCTAACTACTTCATAATAACTCAAGATAACCAGTTTCAAAGGCAATTCTACAGTTGAGCTGCAGGATTTCACCTCTGACTTAATTATCCACCTACGGACCCTTTAAACCCAATGATTCCGGATAACGCTCGGACCCTCCGTATTACCGCGGCTGCTGGCACGGAGTTAGCCGGTCCTTATTCTTACAGTACCGTCAAACTCCCTCACGAGGGAGCGTTTCTTCCTGTATAAAAGCAGTTTACAACCCATAGGGCCGTCTTCCTGCACGCGGCATGGCTGGATCAGGCTTGCGCCCATTGTCCAATATTCCTCACTGCTGCCTCCCGTAGGAGTCTGGTCCGTGTCTCAGTACCAGTGTGGGGGATCCCCCTCTCAGGGCCCCTATCTATCGTTGCCATGGTGTGCCGTTACCACACCATCTAGCTAATAGAACGCATACTCATCTTTTACCGCCGAAACTTTAATAATAATTTGATGCCAAATCATTATACCATGGGGTATTAATCTTCATTTCTAAAGGCTATCCCCCTGTAAAAGGTAGATTGTATACGCGTTACGCACCCGTGCGCCACTCGTCATCAAAGTGCAAGCACTTCATGTTACCGTTCGACTTGCATGTGTTAGGCCTGCCGCTAGCGTTCATCCTGAGCCAGGATCAAACTCTTCATCGTTAAATTTTAAGTCTTGCGACTATTTCTTAACAACTAATCGAAATTGTTTAATTTTTAGTACTCAAAATGGTCTATTCTTTTGTTTGAAAATTATCGTTTCCAATAACTTTCTTACGCTGTCAATTCAATATGTTAATGAACTTTTCTTATCTTCTCTTAAGCACTTGATTACTTAAGCGGGTGCAAATATAAAACCCTTTTTTTATTCCTACAATACTATTTGATGTTTTTTTTGAATTATTTTAACAACCCTACTTTATAACCAAATTATCTATTGTAATTCTCTAAACGTATTCGCTTAGCGGGTGCAAATATACAATACCTTATTTCTTTATACCAAACCTTTTCTAAACTATTTATTATTTATTTTTCACCCGTTAGCAGAACTACTAAAAATGAGATGTTTGAACCTCATTTGATTCTAAAACAATTTACTTAATGTTATGAAAAACATTATTAATGTATTATCTCATACATTATTATTGTATGAAATTATATAAGATACTATCTTTGCTAACCTAATTACTGACTTAACTATGATAAATATTACTTTACCTGATGGAACTATTAAAACTTTCGAAGCAGGAATAACTCCCATGGAAGTTGCTAAAAATATAAGTGAAGGGTTTGCACGAAATGTTATTTCAGCAAATTTCAATAGTGAAACTATAGAAACATCTACTCCTATATTAAATGATGGCTCTTTAGTTTTGTACACATGGTCAAATAAAGAAGGTAAAAAAGCGTTTTGGCATTCAAGTTCTCACGTCTTAGCTCAAGCATTAGAAGAACTCTATCCTGGAATAAAGCTATCTATTGGACCAGCCATAGAAAATGGGTTTTATTATGATGTTGATTTTGGTGAAAGTACTATTTCAGAAAAAGATTTCAAAAACATCGAAAATAAGATGATAGAAATCGCCAGAGGAAAGCACGAGTTTAAAATGCGATCAGTATCCAAAGGAGATGCTTTGTCATTATATAAGTCTCAAAACAATGAATATAAAGTTGAGTTAATTGAAAATCTAGAAGACGGCACTATTACATTTTGTGATCATTCAACATTTACAGATTTATGCAGAGGTGGCCATATTCCAAATACAGGTATTATAAAAGCCGTTAAACTTTTATCGGTTGCGGGTGCCTATTGGAGAGGTGATGAAAACAATAAACAACTCACTCGCGTTTATGGTATTTCGTTTCCGAAGCAAAAAGAACTGACAGAATATCTACATTTATTAGAGGAAGCAAAAAAACGAGATCACAGAAAACTTGGAAAAGAACTTGAGTTGTTTACTTTTTCACAAAAAGTAGGTCAAGGACTCCCATTATGGTTACCAAAAGGTGCCGCTCTGAGAGAACGTTTAGAAAACTTTCTAAAAAGTGCCCAGAAAAAAGCCGGATATGAAATGGTTGTTACGCCTCATATCGGACAAAAAGAGCTTTATGTTACATCTGGTCATTTTGCTAAATACGGTGAAGACAGTTTTCAACCTATTAAAACACCAAATGAAGGTGAAGAATTCTTGCTAAAACCAATGAATTGCCCTCATCATTGTGAAATATATAATACAAAACCCTTTTCATATAAAGAACTACCTAAACGCTATGCTGAGTTTGGCACAGTATATAGGTATGAGCAAAGTGGTGAATTACATGGTCTTACTAGAGTAAGAGGCTTCACTCAAGATGATGCGCATATTTTTTGTACACCTGATCAACTTGATAAAGAATTTAAAGACGTTATAGATCTTGTGTTATATGTCTTTGGCTCTTTAGGTTTTGAAAACTTTAAGGCTCAAGTATCACTAAGAGACCCTAATAATCCAGAAAAATATATTGGTAGTGATGAGAACTGGAAAAAAGCAGAAGATGCTATTCTCAGTGCAGCAATTGATAAAGGATTAGATTATGTTGTGGAGACTGGTGAAGCGGCCTTTTATGGTCCGAAATTGGATTTTATGGTTAAAGATGCTTTAGGCAGAAATTGGCAACTTGGAACAATTCAAGTGGATTACAATTTACCTGAACGTTTCGATTTAACCTATAAAGGAAGTGATAATGAACTTCATCGGCCAGTTATGATTCATCGCGCACCGTTTGGAAGTATGGAACGCTTTATTGCCATTTTACTAGAGCATACGGGAGGTAACTTCCCTCTTTGGTTAATGCCAGAACAAGTTATTGTACTGTCGTTAAGTGAGAAATATGAAAAATACAGTGAAAAAGTTTTAAATTTGCTAGAAAATAACGAAATTCGCGCCCTCGCAGATAATAGAAATGAAACGATCGGTAAGAAAATCCGTGAAGCCGAAATGAACAAAATACCGTTTATGGTTATTATTGGCGAGAACGAAGAAAACGAGAATAAGATTTCTGTCAGAAAACATGGAGGTGAAGATTTAGGCATGATTAGTGTAGAAGAGTTTTCACAAATTATTGACAAAGAAATCAATAGAACATTAAAAACATTTAAGTAAAATAAGTTTAACTAAAATATATAAGTCATAGCAATACGTAGAAGACACAACCCTAAGCGAGTAGTAAAAGAAGACCAGCACAAAATTAACTCTAAAATTAGAGCCGAAAAAGTACGACTTGTCGGTGACAACATAGAGGTAGGTATTTATTCGACTAAAGACGCTTTAGCCATTGCCGATGAGCAGGGCTTAGATCTTGTTGAAATATCACCAAAAGCTGATCCTCCTGTCTGTAAGGTTATGGATTACAAAAAGTTTCTTTATGAACAAAAGAAACGAGAAAAGGCACTAAAGGCAAAAGCCTCGAAAGTGACTGTAAAAGAAATTCGTTTTGGTCCTCAAACTGATGATCACGATTACGAATTTAAAAAGAAACATGCTGAAAAGTTCCTGAAAGATGGTGCAAAACTCAAAGCTTTTGTTTTTTTTAAAGGACGTTCGATAATATTTAAAGAACAAGGTCAGATTTTATTGTTGCGATTAGCACAAGACCTTGAAGAGTTAGGTAAAGTTGAACAAATGCCTCGATTAGAAGGTAAGCGTATGACAATGTTCATTGCGCCAAAAAAAGTAAAATAAGCTGAAAAGTTCAGCTTTAAGATAATAAGCGAAACGTAAATAAAAAGGAGACAATGCCTAAAATGAAAACAAAATCAAGTGCTAAGAAACGTTTTAAACTAACTGGCACTGGTAAGATTAAAAGAAAGCATGCTTTTAAGAGTCATATTTTGACAAAAAAATCTAAAAAGCGAAAGCTAGCTTTAACTCATGACACTTTGGTACACAAAGCAGATGAGAACAATATTAAAACAATGTTACGTTTAAAGTAATATCGTTTTAATCGGTTAAAACAAATTATAAACCCTGGAGTTAGGCAAAAAAATTTAGCAAGTGTCGAAAAGACCGCCTACTACAAAAAAACAATTTAAGAAATGCCAAGATCAGTAAATTCAGTAGCAAAAAGGGCCAGAAGAAAAAAGGTTCTTAAGCAAGCAAAAGGTTACTTTGGAAGACGTAAAAACGTTTGGACAGTAGCGAAAAATGCGGTTGACAAAGCGATGCAATATTCGTATAGAGACCGTAGAGTAAAAAAGAGAACGTTCCGTTCGTTATGGATAATGCGTATTAACGCAGGTGCAAGAATGCATGGAATGAGCTATTCAAAGTTTATGGGGAAATTAAAAGCTAATAATATCGAATTGAACCGAAAAGTTCTTGCAGATTTAGCAATGAATAATCCAGAAGCTTTTGAAGCCATAGTAAATAAAGTAAAGTAAGGCGTTCGCCTAAACAATAACAACAATTCGCTTATAAAACCGATTCAGAAATGAATCGGTTTTTTTATGGTATAAATTAAAAAACGACATCCATTAATTCGTGTCAACATGTATATAAAAAGCCAATCCTTGAAGAATTGGCTTTTTACTTTCATGCATTAACATGACATGAGTTTTTTGCAATTAATTTTATTTTGGTATAATGCCTCCACCTTCTTTCGGTATGATGCCTCCACCTTCTTTCGGTATGATGCCTCCACCTTCTTTCGGTATGATGCCTCCACCTTCTTTCGGTATGATGCCTCCACCTTCTTTTGGTATGATGCCTCCACCTTCTTTCGGTATGATGCCTCCACCTTCTTTCGGTATGATGCCTCCACCTTCTTTTGGAATGATGCCTCCACCTTCTTTCGGTATGATGCCTCCACCTTCTTTCGGTATGATGCCTCCGCCTTCCTTCGGAACGATAGAGTCTCCTTCCTTATGTTGTGATTGTTTAGCCATTATATAGTTTTTTAGGATTAATTATTTACTATATTAATAAAAATATGTAAATTTAGCAAGCGATTTCCCCTTTATATAACAAACCTCCTAACTTAATTAATTGTAAATGAACCTAAAAGGTTTTTTTAAAGAATGTCATAAAAAGGAAGTATTTAAAATGCTTTCAATTTATATTGTATCGAGCTGGGTGCTTCTTCAAGTCTTAGCACTGATATCAGAGCCTATTGGAATTCCTCAAAAGAGTATCACGTACCTGATCGTAATTCTATTAGTTGGATTTCCTGTTTACATATATGGCATATGGAAATTTAAACTGCTCAAATACGAAATCCAGCAAACTGAAGACCCTAATACTCCATACAACAAAAGTGCATTTCAAAAAATGTACTTTTCTTCTTTATTTGTGATTGGAATTATTTCTGGTATTTCAATAACACTAATTGTTAAAAATAGTTTTCAAACTAGTTTTTCCTTAGAAAAAATTGAAAGTAACAACAAAATTGCTGTATTAGAATTTGAGAACACAACCACAAATGAAAACCTCAATAATGTTGGTAAAATAGCATCAAATTGGGTTATTCATGCGATAACTGAAAACCAACTTGGCCAAGTTATTTCTCCCAAATTGATAAATGATTACACCAGTATTTTAAAATCGAAAGCAGAAAATAAAGATCTCAATAACTTATTGAAAAATTATTTTAAACCTGATAAAGTAATTGTTGGTGTTTATTACGAAGAAAATGGTAAGCTTTTACTTCAAGGCTCTATTAAAGATGGTTTAATTGATGAAACACTCATATCATTTGAAACCATTGTTTGCGATCCTAATTCGCCATTGGATTGTGCCGAAAAATTGAAGCAAGAAATTCTCGGTTATTTATCAACAGTCGGTAAACAAGATAATCTTGGCTATATTCTTAATAAAGATAATAAAACGATGTCGTCCTACTATGAGGAAACACCGCCTAACTATGAAGCGTATCAGTATCTTGTGAATGCACTCGAAAATAGAGGTAATGATAACATTTTTTTAGAATTAATAAATAAGTCGATAGCAACAGATCCTAGTTTCTTTGAACCAAAAATTCATAAGATCGCTTTCTACTATAATAAGGAACAGTACAAAATTGCAGATTCGCTACGACTTTTAATTGACGTCAAATCAAAATTAAATAATCGACAAGAAAATATTATGTTGTTTTATGAGTCCATATTAAAAGGGAAAAATGATAAAGCCTATAGAGCTCACAGTGAAGAATATAAAAAAGCTTATAAAGACCTAGGAACTAATATGAGTCAAATGACCATTGCTTTGCAAAAGGTTAATCTTCCAGAAGACATTGAAAATATTTTCAATGAAATCCCCATGGAAGATCTAAATTTAGAAAATTGTTCGCGTTGTGGATATCGATATTATATGAAAAGCCTTGCTGATGTTGAATTAGGTAAATATGAACAAGTGACTAAAACACTTTTACCAATTACTAATATTATTGAAGACAATTATTTAAAGCGCCCATTAATTAGTGCTTTTGTGAAATCAGGAAAATTTGTTGAATTGGAAAAATATCTATCCGATTATGAATTAATTGCCTCTCAAAATGACATAGACTATTTGATGGCTTTTACAGGCATCCAATTTATAAATTCTAATCAAATCGAAGAAGCCAACAAATATTTCAACAAAATAATTACTAGTGAAAATTCAAATTTAGACCCCATTAATTTGGCACAAGCTTTTTATTTTAAAGGTGACTTTATAAAAGCACAAGAACTCTATAAAACATTGCATGACAATAACCCAAGTAATATCAAATATGTAGTCCATTTAGCCATTAGCTATTTTAACAACGGAAATTTTGAAGCTGCAAAAACATGCATAGATAAGTTGGATGGCTTAAGAGCAGATTATCAATTCGGCGCTATCGATTATGCTTGGGCTCAATATTACACGGTTATTGGAGATAAAGTCAAAGCTATCGAATTTCTTCTTAAGGCTGTTGTTCAAGGTTATGATTATACACCATCTACATTTCAAAATGACCCCCATTTTAGAACGATTAAAGACAGTCCTGAATTCAATAATCGCATTATGAACTATTGGAAAAATAAAACATTATGATCACATTTTTACAAGCTGCAGCAGAAAAAGGACAAAAGATAACTGAAGGATTAAAAGACACCGAGAAAACTGTTGATGATCCAAAAATTTTTCACGATATAATTAATTTACTCGATGTCATCATTTGGCCAATTGCATTAATAATTGGCTTATATATGTTTAAAGATCATATCGGCAGAGTTATCAAGAGCTTAGGGTCAATTAAAGCGGGTGCATCTGGTTTTGAAATGAATTTTATGGAAAATAAGCTTGAAGAAGCTACTAAATTAATTGGCATCGGTTCATCTGGAATTATTTCTAAAGATGGTGGTTCTATCATACCAAAAGATGGTAGAGGTATTATTCCAAAGGATGGCTCTGGGATGATCCCTAAAGATGGATCAGATATTACCCCAAAAAGCGAAGAATATAAGACATCAAAAAGAAGTAATGCTGAATCACCATATCAAGAACTAATGGAATTACAGGATGCTATCAATCAAAAACTATCTGATATTGCAACACAAAAAGGCATTCAGAATACCGTTGGTCATTCAAATTTTGCATTGACTAGTGATTTATCTAACCTAGGCATAATAGATAAACATACATCGAGTAAGTTAAAAACTCTTATAGAGTTGAATACCCTAGGTCTTAATTCCCCCGAAATTACTCATGAACAAGTTTTTCAAATGAAAAGATTATTTAATAATATTTCCTTTTAAATTAAAATATGAGAACACTTGATAATGCATATGCACTCGTCATTGGAGTAGATTGTGATCAAAAAACACCACAACCTGAACGCGATGCAAAAGCCATTTATAATGTGCTTTGTGACCAGTCACTGTGCGGATATAAAGAGGAAAACGTTAGGCTTCTTGCAGACAAAGAAGCTACCATGCAAAGAATCCTTGATGAGTTAGATGACATTATTAAAAAAACTGATGAGAAATCCTCTTTTTTATTATACTATTCTGGCCATGGTGGTTATTCTAAGCAGTATAATCTTTCATATTTATGTCCTTATGATTATGGAAATGATCAATCAAAGCATGTAACTGGTAAAGAATTGAGAGAAAAAATTAGTGAAATGAAATCAAAAAGAATTTTTATTCTTTTTGATTGTTGCCATTCGGGGGCTTTTTTCGAAGAGAAAAAAGATGAAATTATTTCACAAACTATATCAAATAATACACGTCAGCAAATTATTCGCGAGAACTCAACCCTTGAAGGTCTTGCTCAAGAGATTGATGATGAACAAGGTATGGTCATAGTGGCTTCTTCGCAAGCCGATGAGCAATCATGGGGAGATTTTGAAAATGACGATTATAGTGTTTTTACAACATGCTTGATGGAGGCTTTCAAAGCAGAAAACATAAAACATAAAAAGTATTTGCCTGATGAATATATCAGAACTGTTAATACTATTAATTATGTTTTTGAAAGAACTCCTGAATTAATTAACATACTCAAAAAAAGAAGCGACATCGTAAAAGATCAGACTCCTTATTCTAATTTACAAATGAGTTCAGATTTTGCAATATGTTATATTCCCGAAGAACTAAAGCATAAAATAGCCACTAATAAATTTCAAAAACCATCTCAAAATACTGAAACGGTTATTTCAAAAAATAGCAATATTGAATTATGGGAAAGAGATGAAGGCAATAATTTGTTATTGTTTGTTCCTGGTTTTTCTGGAGAATCTAAAGGAACATTTGGAGACATCCCAAAATTATTGCAAGCAGATTCGAATTTTGATGGATGGGCTATGAAATCATTGGGTTATTCATCGGGAGTTCAACCTAAACTCGGTAAGGATATTTGGGGAGCTATTCGTGATCTAGATATCATTGCTGGAAACCTAAGAACCTCTATTAAAAATAAATTCCGTAATTATGATCGGATTGCTATTGTCGCGCACAGTTTAGGTGGGTTAGTCGCCCAAAAGGCAATATTAGGTTTAGACCAAGACAATAGAAATAGAATTTCTCATCTTATTATGTTTGGAACTCCAAGTAATGGAATTGCTCCAGAAGTTTTAACCAAACAATGGAATAAAAAGTATAGTGACATGAATAGTGAGGGTGATTATATAAAATCTTTGCGCAAGAAATGGAAAGACACATTTAATGATAACTATCCTTTTAAATTAAAAGTCGCAGCCTCTACTGAGGATGAATATGTTACTCTAGAATCATGCCATGGGCCTTTCAATGAAGAATACCGTGAATATGTAGATGATAAGCATTTGGCTATGGTAAAACCAAAAGATGAAAAAGATGATGCTTATTCATTAATATTAAATACATTAACCGGCAGCAAATTCTTTAATCAATACGCTAACAAAGAGGAAATAAATTTGACTCTCGGGAAATATGATGCCGTTGTTAAAGAACTGTTACCAAGAAAAGATGACCTTGATCCTAGAGGTTTAACACAGCTTATTTTTGCGCTTGAAGGTCTTGAGCGTAAAGATGATATTACTGATATTTTAAACAGTCACCCTATTACTCAAGATGTAAAAAAACATACAGATTTAATGGGAATCACTGCTGGTCGTCATAAACGTGATTACTTAAAAACATTTTCATATAAATCAAGTCAATTATCTCGTGATTATTATAGTAAGGCACTGGAAATTTCTGTCGAAAATGAAGTCCACTCACAAATTTATTATCATGCCATAAACTTAGCGTTTTTAAGTATTGTTACTGATCCTGTAACTGGCAAATCTGAAATGAAAAAATATGCTAATCAAGCATTAGAAGCAACTAGCCATTGTGATGATGATCTATGGAAATTTGCAACTGTTGCCGAAGCAAATATGTATTTAGGTCATCTAGAAACTGCAAAAGAATATTATATAAAGGCCTCTGAGGGTATTGGTGTAAGAGAAAAAATATCTATGCATACGAATGCTTATGAAGGATACGTCGCTTTAACAAAAAAAGAAGATGATGAGTTTACGCAATTTTTGAAAGCGCGCTTATTAAGTTAATATGTTAAGGTTTAAGCAACATATCATTCCAGATTTAGCATTTAAAAAAGCCATTAAAAAACCTATTCCAATTAAATGTTATCAAATTGATGACACTTTTACAGTAGACACTTTAGAAGGGACCATGACCGGGAAAAAAGGCGATTGGTTAATGGTTGGTGTCAATGGTGAAATGTACCCTTGTGATAAGTCTATTTTCGAAAAAACATACAGCCTATTAAAATAATGAGTATATTAACATTCCCTTAATTAATCCAAACCAACTAAAAACTAAATAATATGAGTGCTGAAACTATTTTTGTCAGTTACTCCAGTGACGACAGACCGTTCGCACTAGGACTTGTAAAAGAATTACAAAGTTTAGGAGCAAATGTCTGGATAGATCAATTAGGTATCGGTCTAGGCGAAAACTGGGATAATGCAATTGAAGAAGCTTTAGAAAAATCAGAAACATTTATGCTTATTTTATCACCTACATCCGTTGAATCACAAAATGTTCAGGATGAGGTGTCAATAGCGATAAATACAAAGAAGAAGCTTGTTCCCATTCTAATTAAAGAATGTGAATTACCTATGCGATTACAACGAAGACAATATGCTGATTTAACCAGCAATCCTGATAAAGCTATTAATGATATTTTAACTTTTCTTGGATTAAAAGAAAAGGCCTCTGCTAGCTTAGACAAAATATTGTCACTTATTGGAGTTTCCGAAGCACCAAAAAAAGTAGTACAAAAAATCACAGAAGAGTCAACAGGTAAAGTAATTCAACAAGAAGTTAATGCAGAAGATTTACTAGTTTCTGATGCTGAAATTGACCGAGCCATAGCAATGCATAAAAAAGGAATTAAAAAGAACTGGCAAATGACTATTATTACTGCTGTCATAAGCGTAATGTTATCAATTCTAGTTTTTGTTTTTAGAGATTCCGATTTTTTACGCATCGATCCTATGTATTCAATTATAGGTTGTTTATCAATTAATTTATTATCTGTTAGATTATACGGCAGCATGAAGAAAAGACTGAGGAACATTGATTTAATTGAACTTTTAAAGTTAAAAAGAGAACGCTTAACTCGAGTAGTAAATAAATTAACGAATAAAGAAATTGACGATTTAAATAACGAATTCTACAATTATATTACTATATAAAACATATTTCTATGAAGCGCATTGATGATAAAATTAAAGAAATTGAGAAAAAGGATAAATCCAATAGATGGTTATTTTATGGCATAATTGTCATCATTATTGGTTTTTTATATTTTGCCAGTACAACTAAAAAGACAATTGATGAACAAAAAGGCACCATTGCTGAACAACTCGAAACTATAGAAAATCAATTAGAAGTTGAAAAAGGACTAAGTCAGCAATTAGAAGATAGTATTAACGAATTAAACCGAAGTTTGAAGCCTGATGAGTATTGGGATCATATTAGAGCTGAAAACACTGTTGAGGGTTATATTGGATTTATAACAAACGATTGGGGAATAGATAAATCAGCATTTTTAACTAAAGCCTATAACAGATTAATGGATAACAATCCTGATACAAAAGCTGATGGATATGAAGGCTGGCTCTTTGTTGGGCTTAAAAATATTGCTAATGAATACACTAGCGGTAAGAGTAATGGAGAGAAAATAATTAAAATTGTTTATAGAGATGGAAACGATGATAATATCACCCATTCTGAACCTAAAGTAGGTGATGTAGTGCAACTAGTAAGCAAACGAAATCGTATAACTTATAGCCGAAAAGATAAAGTGAGTAAAAGAAACTATAGAAATGAGCAAGGATTTAGAAATAAAACTAAGGCCATTGTTGTTGATGTGCATCCAGATCCAAACACTGCCGAATTCTACGTACAATTAAAATATTATTAAAAATTTTAAAATCATAGTTTCTTTATAATTAAAAAAAACCGATTCTAAAATGAATCGGTTTTTTTATTGTTTTTTATTTCTCATGTAAAAGCATTCAAAGTCGTTTACACCTAATAAATTTCAATTTTTTAAGTAACTTACAATTCAATTAATTCCAACCATATGAAACGCATACAACTCTTTACAACCCTCATTCTACTCATTTCTCTTAATACCTATAGTCAAGATAAAGAAAAAGCAAAATCTTGGGATGTTGCCAATCCCGAAGGAACTTGGGACTTTAAAGAACTTAAACTTTCTACTGATGAAGGTACATGGATGAATCTTGATGTGAGTCCAGATGGTAAGTCTATCGTTTTTGACTTATTAGGAGACATCTACAAATTAGATATCAATGGTGGAAATGCTAGAGTTTTAAGAGAAGGTCTGCCTTTTGAAATTCAACCTCGTTTTAGTCCAGATGGTAAACACATTTCTTTCACAAGTGATGCTGGAGGTGGTGATAATATTTGGATAATGAATAGTGATGGTTCTGAAGCTAAACAAATCACTAAGGAAAGTTTTAGATTATTAAATAATGCGGTTTGGATGCCAGATG is part of the Formosa sp. Hel1_31_208 genome and harbors:
- a CDS encoding caspase family protein, which translates into the protein MRTLDNAYALVIGVDCDQKTPQPERDAKAIYNVLCDQSLCGYKEENVRLLADKEATMQRILDELDDIIKKTDEKSSFLLYYSGHGGYSKQYNLSYLCPYDYGNDQSKHVTGKELREKISEMKSKRIFILFDCCHSGAFFEEKKDEIISQTISNNTRQQIIRENSTLEGLAQEIDDEQGMVIVASSQADEQSWGDFENDDYSVFTTCLMEAFKAENIKHKKYLPDEYIRTVNTINYVFERTPELINILKKRSDIVKDQTPYSNLQMSSDFAICYIPEELKHKIATNKFQKPSQNTETVISKNSNIELWERDEGNNLLLFVPGFSGESKGTFGDIPKLLQADSNFDGWAMKSLGYSSGVQPKLGKDIWGAIRDLDIIAGNLRTSIKNKFRNYDRIAIVAHSLGGLVAQKAILGLDQDNRNRISHLIMFGTPSNGIAPEVLTKQWNKKYSDMNSEGDYIKSLRKKWKDTFNDNYPFKLKVAASTEDEYVTLESCHGPFNEEYREYVDDKHLAMVKPKDEKDDAYSLILNTLTGSKFFNQYANKEEINLTLGKYDAVVKELLPRKDDLDPRGLTQLIFALEGLERKDDITDILNSHPITQDVKKHTDLMGITAGRHKRDYLKTFSYKSSQLSRDYYSKALEISVENEVHSQIYYHAINLAFLSIVTDPVTGKSEMKKYANQALEATSHCDDDLWKFATVAEANMYLGHLETAKEYYIKASEGIGVREKISMHTNAYEGYVALTKKEDDEFTQFLKARLLS
- a CDS encoding toll/interleukin-1 receptor domain-containing protein; this translates as MSAETIFVSYSSDDRPFALGLVKELQSLGANVWIDQLGIGLGENWDNAIEEALEKSETFMLILSPTSVESQNVQDEVSIAINTKKKLVPILIKECELPMRLQRRQYADLTSNPDKAINDILTFLGLKEKASASLDKILSLIGVSEAPKKVVQKITEESTGKVIQQEVNAEDLLVSDAEIDRAIAMHKKGIKKNWQMTIITAVISVMLSILVFVFRDSDFLRIDPMYSIIGCLSINLLSVRLYGSMKKRLRNIDLIELLKLKRERLTRVVNKLTNKEIDDLNNEFYNYITI